The proteins below come from a single Lactobacillus johnsonii genomic window:
- a CDS encoding DUF1292 domain-containing protein, which translates to MSEKINANQDNDRQITLVDEQGNEELFEILFTFTSEDYGKSYVLLYPAAVSDDDDVEVQAFSYDADADGDVTSSDLHEITDDDEWNMVQGVLNTFLSDDRLSGE; encoded by the coding sequence ATGAGTGAAAAAATTAACGCTAACCAAGATAATGATCGTCAAATTACTTTAGTTGACGAACAAGGTAATGAAGAATTATTTGAAATCTTATTTACTTTTACATCTGAAGATTATGGTAAATCTTACGTTTTACTATATCCAGCAGCTGTTAGTGATGATGATGATGTTGAAGTACAAGCTTTCAGCTATGATGCAGATGCAGATGGCGATGTAACTAGTTCTGACTTACATGAAATCACAGATGATGATGAGTGGAACATGGTACAAGGAGTTTTAAATACATTTTTGTCAGACGATCGCTTAAGCGGCGAATAA
- a CDS encoding IreB family regulatory phosphoprotein has translation MSSLDKTMHFDFNQNKGKNVYDTLQDVYNALEEKGYSPINQIVGYLLSGDPAYIPRHNDARNLILKHERDEIIEELVKSYLGKNK, from the coding sequence ATGAGTTCGCTAGATAAAACAATGCATTTTGACTTTAACCAAAATAAGGGTAAGAATGTATACGATACTCTACAAGACGTATACAATGCACTTGAGGAAAAAGGCTATAGCCCAATTAATCAAATTGTTGGTTACTTACTTTCAGGCGATCCTGCATATATTCCTCGGCATAATGATGCACGTAATTTGATCTTGAAACATGAGCGTGATGAAATTATTGAGGAATTGGTTAAGAGTTATTTAGGTAAAAATAAATAA
- a CDS encoding CvpA family protein: MISFFILLIFIYCCYVGYRRGVVYEGLAAGGYVIGLILATLLYKPFSNFLNLWVPYPSANDRSSFAFFDKTTGLTLDKSFYAAIAFSIILLIVCCLWRFVMLGFNQLRYVTVNSNLNLWGSLIISFIVTQISVYLLLFILATIPNDGLQNMLGHSILASGILHFSPGISQFFINLFITTI, encoded by the coding sequence ATGATTTCTTTTTTCATTTTATTAATTTTTATCTATTGTTGTTATGTAGGCTATCGGCGTGGTGTAGTATATGAAGGCTTAGCAGCTGGTGGATATGTAATCGGGCTAATTTTAGCCACTTTATTGTATAAACCATTTAGTAACTTTTTAAATTTGTGGGTTCCATATCCATCCGCAAATGATCGAAGCAGCTTTGCTTTCTTTGATAAAACTACGGGATTAACCTTAGATAAATCATTTTATGCAGCAATTGCTTTTTCAATTATTTTGTTGATTGTTTGTTGCTTATGGCGTTTTGTGATGCTAGGGTTTAATCAATTAAGATATGTTACGGTAAACTCTAACCTAAATCTCTGGGGAAGTTTAATTATTTCTTTTATTGTGACACAGATTAGTGTTTATTTGCTTTTGTTTATTTTAGCCACAATTCCTAATGATGGTTTGCAAAATATGCTGGGGCATTCTATTTTAGCAAGTGGTATCTTGCATTTTTCTCCTGGAATTTCCCAATTTTTTATAAATTTATTCATTACAACAATATAA
- the alaS gene encoding alanine--tRNA ligase: MKQLTSSQVRQMFLDFFKEHGHMVMQSASLIPQDDPTLLWINSGVATMKKYFDGSVVPKNHRITSSQKSIRTNDIENVGKTARHQTFFEMLGNFSVGDYFKKEVIPWAWEFLTSPKWLGLDPDKLYVTVYPKDTEAYHMWHDVVGLPEDHIVKLEDNFWDIGEGPCGPDSEIFYDRGQENNDVAEDDPENFPGGENARYLEIWNIVFSQFNHLPNGKYVDQPHKNIDTGMGLERVVSIIQDAPTNFETDLFMPIIKETEKLSDGKKYAANKEDDVAFKIIADHVRAVSFAIADGALPSNSGRGYVLRRLIRRADLNGQRLGIKGAFLYKLVPVVGEIMKSHYPEVVDQQAFIQKVIKNEEERFQVTLSSGLNLLDNIIAEAKKSDDKTISGKDAFKLFDTYGFPYELTFEAAQDAGLKIDKKGFDEEMKAQKERARKARGNLQSMGSQDVTLMNIKDKSEFEYGTLEEKHAKLIDIVVDDKLVDKADGEHATLIFDKTPFYAERGGQVADHGEILNQNGELVARVTDVQHAPNDQNLHFVDVILPLEKGQEYVLKVDQKRRRGLKHNHTATHLLHAALREVLGTHTHQAGSLVEPDYLRFDFTSLEPMTKKEIASVEKLVNEKIWEEIPVKTTVTDPDTGLKMGALALFGEKYGDTVRVVQIDDFSTEFCGGTHCENTDQIGMLKIVSESAVGAGTRRIIAVTGPEAYKYVTDRDEILKEVQDEVKATKAEDVVNKISSIEDDLRASQKEAEQLKAQINKAKAGDLFNDIKQVKDLTVIAAQADVEGMNDLRELADNWKSSNKSDVLVLAAEVNGKANMVISLDDKAIKAGLKAGDLIKTAAPIFGGGGGGRPNMAQAGGKNPAGLKDAIAKVLQEVEEKQN; this comes from the coding sequence ATTAATTCCACAAGATGATCCAACCTTGTTATGGATTAACTCTGGTGTTGCTACAATGAAGAAATACTTTGATGGTTCGGTTGTGCCTAAGAATCACCGAATTACTTCTTCTCAAAAATCAATTAGAACTAACGATATTGAGAATGTTGGTAAAACCGCTCGTCACCAAACTTTCTTTGAAATGCTTGGTAACTTCTCAGTTGGGGATTACTTTAAAAAAGAAGTTATTCCTTGGGCTTGGGAATTTTTGACTAGTCCAAAATGGTTAGGTCTTGATCCAGATAAACTTTATGTAACTGTTTACCCTAAGGATACTGAAGCATACCACATGTGGCATGATGTTGTTGGTTTACCTGAAGATCATATTGTTAAGTTAGAAGATAACTTCTGGGATATTGGTGAAGGTCCATGTGGTCCTGACTCAGAAATTTTCTACGATCGTGGTCAAGAAAATAACGATGTGGCTGAAGATGATCCAGAAAACTTCCCAGGTGGAGAAAACGCGCGCTACCTTGAAATTTGGAATATCGTATTTTCACAATTTAACCACTTACCAAATGGTAAATATGTTGACCAACCACATAAAAACATTGATACCGGTATGGGATTAGAACGTGTAGTATCAATTATTCAAGATGCTCCAACTAACTTCGAAACTGACTTATTCATGCCAATCATTAAGGAAACTGAAAAGTTAAGTGATGGCAAGAAGTATGCCGCAAATAAAGAAGATGATGTTGCATTTAAGATTATTGCTGACCATGTTCGTGCTGTAAGCTTTGCGATTGCTGACGGTGCACTTCCTTCAAACTCAGGACGTGGATATGTTTTACGTCGTTTAATTAGACGTGCTGACTTAAACGGTCAACGTTTAGGTATTAAAGGTGCATTCTTGTACAAATTAGTACCTGTAGTTGGCGAAATTATGAAGAGCCACTATCCAGAAGTTGTTGACCAACAAGCATTCATTCAAAAAGTAATTAAGAACGAAGAAGAAAGATTCCAAGTAACTCTTTCATCTGGTCTAAACTTACTTGATAATATCATTGCTGAAGCTAAGAAGAGCGATGATAAGACTATTTCTGGTAAAGATGCCTTCAAGTTATTCGATACTTACGGCTTCCCATATGAATTAACTTTTGAAGCTGCTCAAGATGCAGGTCTTAAGATTGATAAAAAGGGCTTTGATGAAGAAATGAAAGCTCAAAAGGAACGTGCTCGTAAAGCTCGTGGTAACTTGCAATCAATGGGTTCACAAGATGTTACTTTGATGAATATCAAAGATAAGAGTGAATTTGAATACGGCACTTTAGAAGAAAAACATGCCAAATTAATTGATATTGTTGTTGATGACAAGTTAGTTGATAAGGCAGATGGTGAACATGCAACTTTAATCTTTGATAAAACTCCATTTTACGCAGAGCGTGGTGGACAAGTTGCTGACCACGGTGAAATTTTGAACCAAAATGGTGAATTAGTTGCTCGTGTAACTGATGTACAACATGCACCAAATGATCAAAACTTGCACTTTGTAGATGTTATTTTGCCACTTGAAAAGGGACAAGAGTATGTCTTGAAAGTTGATCAAAAACGTCGTCGCGGCTTAAAGCATAACCATACTGCTACTCACTTATTGCATGCAGCTTTACGTGAAGTTTTAGGTACTCATACTCACCAAGCTGGCTCTTTAGTTGAACCAGATTACTTACGTTTTGACTTTACAAGCTTAGAGCCAATGACTAAGAAAGAAATTGCTAGTGTTGAAAAGTTAGTTAACGAAAAGATTTGGGAAGAAATTCCAGTCAAGACCACTGTTACTGACCCAGATACTGGTTTAAAGATGGGCGCCTTAGCATTATTTGGTGAAAAATATGGTGACACAGTTCGTGTTGTTCAAATCGATGACTTCTCCACTGAATTTTGTGGTGGTACACACTGTGAAAATACTGATCAAATCGGAATGCTTAAGATTGTTTCTGAGTCTGCTGTTGGCGCTGGTACTCGTAGAATTATTGCTGTTACCGGTCCAGAAGCTTACAAGTATGTAACAGACCGTGACGAAATCTTGAAAGAAGTTCAAGATGAAGTTAAGGCAACTAAGGCTGAAGATGTAGTTAATAAGATTTCTTCTATCGAAGATGATTTACGTGCAAGCCAAAAAGAAGCTGAACAATTAAAGGCTCAAATTAATAAGGCAAAAGCTGGCGATCTCTTTAATGACATTAAGCAAGTTAAAGATTTAACTGTAATTGCTGCGCAAGCTGATGTTGAAGGCATGAATGATTTACGTGAACTTGCTGACAACTGGAAGAGCAGCAATAAATCTGATGTTTTAGTCTTAGCTGCTGAAGTGAATGGTAAAGCTAATATGGTAATTAGCTTAGATGATAAGGCTATTAAAGCAGGACTTAAGGCTGGCGATTTGATTAAAACTGCTGCTCCAATCTTTGGTGGTGGCGGTGGTGGCCGTCCAAATATGGCACAAGCCGGTGGTAAGAATCCAGCAGGATTAAAAGATGCTATCGCTAAAGTGTTACAAGAAGTTGAAGAAAAACAAAATTAA
- the ruvX gene encoding Holliday junction resolvase RuvX: MRLLGLDVGSKTVGVAISDPLGITAQELETIKIDESKFSFGMRQIRKIVRKYDVEGFVLGLPKNMDGSSGHSVERSKQYGERLKEKFDLPVYYVDERLTTVQADRILVEEAGVHDRVERKKVIDQMAAVLILQNYLEATRKDN; the protein is encoded by the coding sequence ATGCGATTACTTGGACTTGATGTTGGCTCTAAAACTGTCGGTGTTGCAATCAGTGACCCTTTGGGGATTACCGCTCAAGAGCTTGAAACAATTAAGATTGACGAAAGCAAGTTTAGCTTTGGTATGCGTCAAATTAGAAAAATTGTACGTAAATATGATGTTGAAGGCTTTGTTTTAGGTTTACCTAAAAACATGGATGGTAGTAGTGGACATTCTGTAGAAAGAAGTAAACAGTATGGTGAACGCTTAAAAGAAAAGTTTGACCTCCCTGTTTATTACGTAGATGAACGTCTTACAACAGTGCAAGCTGATCGAATTTTAGTTGAAGAAGCTGGCGTCCATGATCGTGTTGAACGAAAAAAAGTTATTGACCAAATGGCTGCTGTTTTAATCTTGCAAAACTATTTAGAAGCAACCAGAAAGGATAATTAA